In Thermodesulfovibrionales bacterium, the following are encoded in one genomic region:
- a CDS encoding protein-glutamate O-methyltransferase CheR translates to MFDRQTDRGELIPLSADAFRLIRDLIRDYCGISFDNSSHFLIQRRLSRRVKLHHLDDFRDYYRLLLYDKKRTEEMTEVIDLLTVNETYFFREQNQLRAFSEEILPDLKNSRRNKKIRIWSAGCSTGEEPYTLAMLILERGDLEGWDIEILGSDINQRVLATARRGVFRQNSFRCTEPYFANKYFREGDGLYTISDKVKQLVNFCYLNLMDPLRVKFIGQMDVIFCRNVFIYFDHDARKKVVDNFYNRLTNGGYLLLGHAESLMNVSTLFSLVHLKNDMVYHKPLPGECV, encoded by the coding sequence ATGTTCGATAGGCAGACCGACAGGGGTGAACTCATACCGCTTTCCGCGGATGCATTCAGGCTCATCAGGGACCTCATAAGAGACTATTGCGGCATATCCTTTGACAACTCGTCGCACTTTCTTATCCAGAGGAGACTGTCGAGGAGGGTGAAGCTACATCATCTTGATGACTTCAGGGATTACTACCGGCTGCTCCTCTACGATAAGAAGAGAACAGAAGAGATGACGGAGGTCATCGACCTCCTGACCGTGAATGAGACCTACTTCTTCCGGGAGCAGAATCAGCTCAGGGCATTCAGCGAGGAGATTCTCCCCGATCTGAAGAACAGCCGCCGGAACAAGAAGATCCGGATCTGGTCTGCCGGCTGTTCCACCGGCGAAGAGCCTTATACGCTTGCGATGCTCATCCTTGAACGGGGCGACCTCGAAGGGTGGGACATCGAGATTCTCGGCAGTGACATCAATCAACGGGTTCTCGCAACGGCAAGGCGCGGCGTTTTCCGGCAGAATTCCTTCAGGTGTACCGAGCCGTATTTTGCGAATAAGTACTTCAGGGAAGGGGACGGACTGTACACCATCTCCGATAAGGTAAAACAGCTTGTGAATTTCTGCTATCTCAATCTCATGGATCCGCTCAGGGTGAAGTTCATCGGCCAAATGGACGTCATATTCTGCAGAAACGTCTTCATCTACTTTGACCACGATGCGCGGAAAAAGGTTGTAGATAATTTTTATAACAGGCTCACAAACGGGGGGTATCTCCTGCTCGGCCACGCAGAATCCCTCATGAATGTCTCGACCCTTTTTTCCCTGGTCCACCTAAAAAATGATATGGTGTACCATAAACCGTTGCCCGGGGAGTGTGTCTGA